One Dasypus novemcinctus isolate mDasNov1 chromosome 1, mDasNov1.1.hap2, whole genome shotgun sequence genomic window carries:
- the AREG gene encoding amphiregulin, protein MRTPLAPGVLLLVLVGAVHYAAGLDLNDTHSGKREPFSGDRGADGFEVTSRNEISSGSTISPGSTVTSGSELSLAADYEYADDYDQEPHISGYIVDDSVRVEQVIKPEKNKTKSEKTSGKPKRKKKGGKNRKNKRNKGEKNPCDAEFQNVCIHGECKYVEDLNAVTCQCLSGYFGERCGEKFMETHRLNDGDLSKIALVAIAGFISTVSFTAIAVVIAIQLRKRYYREYEREVEERKKLRQENGNAHAIA, encoded by the exons TTCATTATGCTGCTGGATTGGATCTCAATGATACCCACTCTGGGAAAAGGGAGCCATTTTCTGGGGACCGTGGTGCTGATGGATTTGAGGTGACTTCAAGAAATGAGATATCCTCAGGAAGCACAATTTCCCCAGGGAGTACAGTGACTTCTGGTAGTGAACTGTCCTTGGCAGCCGACTATGAATATGCTGATGATTATGATCAGGAACCACACATATCTGGCTATATCGTAGATGATTCAGTCAGAG tTGAACAGGTAATTAAACCTGAGAAAAACAAAACGAAGAGTGAAAAGACTTCAGGtaaacccaaaagaaagaaaaagggaggcaaaaatagaaaaaacaaaagaaacaaaggggAGAAAAACCCATGTGATGCAGAATTCCAAAACGTCTGCATTCACGGAGAATGCAAATATGTAGAAGACCTGAATGCAGTAACATGCCA ATGTCTTAGTGGTTACTTCGGTGAACGGTGTGGAGAAAAATTTATGGAGACTCACAGATTGAATGATGGTGATTTATCAAAAATTGCTTTAGTAGCCATAGCTGGCTTTATCTCCACTGTGAGCTTCACAGCTATCGCTGTTGTTATTGCAATTCA GCTTCGTAAACGATACTACCGTGAATATGAAAGAGAAGTTGAAGAACGAAAGAAACTTCGACAAGAAAATGGAAATGCACATGCCATTGCATAA